One window of the Diospyros lotus cultivar Yz01 chromosome 12, ASM1463336v1, whole genome shotgun sequence genome contains the following:
- the LOC127787015 gene encoding uncharacterized protein LOC127787015, with amino-acid sequence MVGEPPPPPPAAASCVESTRGRRKTSSRGHHRFVGVRQRPSGRWVAEIKDSLQKVRLWLGTFDTAEDAARAYDDAARALRGVNARTNFELPQSAAVAGRGGGFVPESAEPFSFEDECSATDEADGLRGALRAKLFDVKDLRLANPLLIRPSFATAVASTRQNNMNTTVNARELSSSSSSTSPPSTTSNIDPNHNHNYNQHHLGVGSSGDCQAGMQWHSHGHAGSPSTVMWPAEPAQEVPSWGGLLPANLGREDNSLFNATVITGGGTGWPVPATGPGTYQATPDLSYSGSGGGFLVQLQNPKNGTETATVSMPVAANGGGGSGGWASPSLDQEIVHCDNGNWGAGAANSYWDPLLFVSSVLG; translated from the coding sequence ATGGTGGGAGAACCGCCGCCGCCCCCGCCGGCGGCAGCGAGCTGCGTAGAAAGCACACGGGGGAGAAGGAAGACGTCGTCGAGGGGCCACCACAGATTCGTCGGCGTGCGGCAGCGGCCATCGGGGAGATGGGTGGCGGAGATCAAGGACTCCCTCCAGAAGGTCAGACTCTGGCTCGGAACGTTCGACACCGCCGAAGACGCCGCCCGCGCATACGACGACGCCGCTCGTGCTCTCCGAGGAGTCAACGCCCGCACCAACTTCGAGCTGCCGCAATCCGCCGCCGTCGCCGGCCGCGGTGGCGGCTTTGTTCCGGAAAGCGCCGAGCCCTTTTCCTTCGAGGACGAGTGTAGCGCCACGGATGAGGCCGATGGCTTACGAGGCGCTCTCAGAGCCAAGCTTTTTGATGTTAAAGACTTGCGCTTGGCCAATCCCTTGCTCATTCGGCCCAGCTTCGCCACCGCGGTCGCCTCTACCCGTCAGAACAACATGAATACTACTGTCAATGCCAGAGAGTTATCGTCGTCGTCTTCGTCGACATCGCCGCCATCTACAACATCTAATATTGATCCTAATCACAACCATAATTATAATCAGCATCATTTGGGCGTTGGGTCCTCCGGCGACTGTCAGGCCGGGATGCAGTGGCATAGCCACGGCCATGCAGGATCTCCGTCGACAGTGATGTGGCCGGCAGAGCCAGCTCAGGAGGTCCCATCTTGGGGCGGATTGCTGCCGGCGAACCTCGGCCGGGAGGATAACAGCCTGTTCAATGCTACTGTTATTACCGGAGGGGGAACAGGGTGGCCGGTGCCGGCGACAGGTCCAGGAACATATCAAGCAACGCCGGATTTGTCTTACAGTGGGAGCGGCGGCGGCTTCCTCGTACAGCTGCAAAATCCTAAGAACGGAACAGAAACAGCAACAGTGAGCATGCCAGTAGCAGCGAACGGAGGAGGTGGTAGCGGCGGTTGGGCCAGCCCATCGTTGGATCAAGAAATTGTTCATTGTGATAACGGCAACTGGGGAGCCGGCGCCGCGAATTCCTATTGGGATCCGCTTCTCTTTGTATCCTCTGTGCTGGGGTAG